One Campylobacterota bacterium DNA segment encodes these proteins:
- a CDS encoding 50S ribosomal protein L25/general stress protein Ctc, producing the protein MLEGIVRESIGKSATKAYRRDGYLIANIYGKGLENVHAAFKMNDFIRTVRNKETVAFPVNVGGKEMNVVVQGYESHPVSGNLLHVDLMVAQPGVVTHYHVPVKPFGSPVGLKNKGMLYVAKKRLRVKAAIENLPNAIEIDVSPLDLGDSVLVRDLPVMENVKFTDSDRVSVLSVIKAK; encoded by the coding sequence ATGCTAGAAGGCATTGTAAGAGAGAGTATTGGCAAAAGCGCGACGAAAGCGTACCGCCGTGATGGTTATCTCATTGCCAACATCTACGGAAAAGGGCTTGAAAACGTTCACGCCGCGTTCAAAATGAACGACTTTATCCGTACCGTTCGCAACAAAGAGACCGTAGCGTTCCCCGTTAACGTCGGCGGAAAAGAGATGAACGTTGTCGTTCAGGGGTATGAGTCTCACCCGGTTTCAGGAAACCTGTTGCACGTTGATCTGATGGTAGCTCAGCCGGGTGTCGTCACCCACTATCATGTACCGGTTAAACCGTTCGGAAGCCCGGTCGGTTTGAAAAACAAAGGGATGTTGTACGTTGCGAAAAAACGCCTTCGCGTTAAAGCCGCGATCGAAAACCTCCCCAACGCGATCGAAATCGATGTTTCTCCGCTCGACCTGGGCGATTCCGTCCTCGTTCGTGACCTTCCGGTTATGGAAAACGTGAAATTCACCGATTCAGACCGCGTATCGGTTCTGAGCGTCATCAAAGCGAAATAA
- the pth gene encoding aminoacyl-tRNA hydrolase, translated as MLIVGLGNPGPAYERTRHNVGFMVIDELCRRRSVQSVSKSSFEGELFKMGEHFLLKPTTYMNLSGKSVLSVKNFYKIDDVIVIHDDLDLPFGALRFKKGGGHGGHNGLKSTDAAIGPDYIRVRMGIGKPEHKSQVADYVLHPFTADENLRLPEWISKAADAVEMLLRADCADVASKCSLKGM; from the coding sequence ATGCTGATCGTCGGTCTGGGCAATCCCGGCCCGGCGTATGAGCGTACCCGGCATAACGTCGGCTTCATGGTGATCGACGAACTTTGCCGTCGCCGCAGCGTTCAATCCGTTTCAAAGAGCTCCTTCGAAGGGGAGTTGTTTAAAATGGGGGAACATTTTCTCCTCAAGCCTACCACCTACATGAACCTTTCGGGCAAATCGGTCCTCTCCGTTAAAAATTTCTATAAAATCGACGACGTCATCGTCATCCACGACGACCTCGATCTTCCATTCGGTGCGCTTCGCTTCAAAAAAGGGGGCGGGCACGGCGGGCATAACGGGCTCAAGTCCACCGATGCGGCCATCGGGCCCGATTATATCCGCGTCCGGATGGGGATCGGAAAACCCGAACACAAATCGCAGGTGGCCGATTACGTCCTCCATCCGTTTACGGCCGATGAAAACCTTCGCCTTCCTGAATGGATTTCGAAAGCGGCGGACGCCGTCGAAATGCTTCTTCGCGCGGATTGCGCCGACGTGGCTTCCAAATGCTCCCTCAAGGGAATGTGA
- a CDS encoding LptF/LptG family permease: MLAFTTLSLLYLRYFFIILIALGSFMVGFDLMENASELPDSANLVLIYIMYKAFYAVDMMLPISLVFAMIATSVEMVRSNALAAYYAIGYSKRRILAPFISVAVLMVGIHIVLHATNFARANEFANNLRETSQFIRPTSNLFFTHEGNYVYFGNLYPLTRKAEKIRIFTFENGRLKEVLSASEAVYDNGYWNMDKAHVIRPPESLALDAAGIVTEDRTNVRALKDFKPKILDQVYEGKANFTIVDGFEALALLENQNVDVGKIESAMFRIFVTPWFAVMLIVIFFSYAPISARFLNLSVFSFGAILATLLVWGFLFMMGELSNNKTLSPLIGVVTPVGLLFAFMLWRLGGPLRRVRVKSRPN, from the coding sequence ATGCTCGCTTTTACGACTTTATCGCTTTTGTACCTGCGCTATTTCTTTATCATTCTGATCGCTCTGGGGAGCTTCATGGTCGGATTCGACCTGATGGAAAATGCTTCGGAGCTGCCCGACTCCGCCAATCTGGTATTGATCTACATCATGTACAAGGCCTTTTACGCCGTGGATATGATGCTGCCGATCTCTTTGGTCTTTGCAATGATCGCGACGTCGGTGGAGATGGTCCGTTCCAACGCGCTGGCGGCCTATTACGCGATCGGGTATTCGAAACGGCGGATTCTTGCGCCGTTTATCAGCGTAGCCGTACTGATGGTGGGGATCCACATCGTTCTGCACGCTACGAATTTCGCCCGCGCCAACGAATTCGCCAACAATCTCCGGGAGACGTCGCAGTTCATCCGTCCCACCAGCAACCTCTTTTTTACCCATGAGGGGAATTATGTCTATTTCGGCAATCTCTATCCCCTGACCCGCAAGGCCGAAAAAATCCGCATTTTTACGTTTGAAAACGGGCGCCTCAAAGAGGTTCTCAGCGCTTCGGAAGCGGTGTACGACAACGGCTACTGGAACATGGACAAAGCCCACGTCATCCGCCCCCCCGAAAGTCTGGCGCTGGACGCTGCGGGGATCGTTACGGAAGATCGGACGAATGTGCGCGCGCTGAAAGATTTTAAGCCGAAAATTCTCGATCAGGTGTACGAAGGCAAAGCCAATTTCACGATCGTCGACGGGTTCGAAGCCTTGGCACTGCTCGAAAACCAGAACGTAGACGTCGGCAAAATCGAAAGCGCGATGTTCCGGATCTTCGTGACGCCGTGGTTCGCGGTGATGCTGATCGTGATCTTTTTCTCATATGCCCCCATCAGCGCCCGTTTTTTGAACTTATCGGTCTTCAGTTTCGGAGCGATCCTCGCCACGCTGCTTGTGTGGGGATTTTTATTTATGATGGGAGAACTCTCGAACAACAAAACCCTTTCTCCTCTGATCGGCGTCGTGACCCCCGTCGGACTTTTGTTTGCGTTCATGCTGTGGCGGCTTGGAGGTCCCCTAAGGAGAGTTAGGGTAAAATCGCGACCAAATTAA
- the lysA gene encoding diaminopimelate decarboxylase → MTDFKALAQTYGTPLYVYDFDAMSAQFESLKEAFRGRKSILAYAVKANSNLSVVKHFAQLGAGADCVSIGEVRRALMAGVPKYRILFSGVGKRDDEIREAIEADILYINVESEAELSRVEAIAAELGATARISIRVNPNIDPKTHPYISTGLHDNKFGVEIDAAKRMYILAKNSPSLDPVGIHFHIGSQLTELEPIYEAAVIVADLLRSLQAIDIELKFFDIGGGLGVRYNDETTIAPYDYAQAVLSALRGLDVTVVCEPGRFLTANAGYFLTKVLYEKRNGEKRFVVVDGAMNDLIRPSLYKAYHRIEALGKTGDENAADVVGPVCESGDFLAKNYPLPPMEHNDLLVVHSAGAYGFGMGSNYNTRGRSAEVALEDGKDRLIRRRETFDDVIACERDYL, encoded by the coding sequence GTGACCGATTTCAAAGCTTTGGCCCAAACGTACGGTACTCCCTTGTATGTTTACGATTTCGACGCGATGAGCGCGCAGTTCGAATCGCTGAAAGAGGCGTTTCGCGGACGTAAATCGATTCTGGCGTATGCCGTGAAAGCCAACTCCAATCTCAGTGTCGTCAAACACTTCGCACAGCTTGGAGCGGGTGCGGACTGCGTGTCGATCGGCGAGGTGCGCCGTGCGCTGATGGCGGGGGTTCCCAAATACCGGATTCTCTTCAGCGGCGTCGGAAAACGCGATGACGAGATTCGCGAAGCGATCGAAGCCGATATCCTCTACATCAACGTCGAAAGCGAAGCCGAACTCTCCCGCGTCGAAGCGATCGCGGCGGAACTGGGGGCAACCGCACGGATCAGTATCCGGGTCAATCCCAATATCGATCCCAAAACCCACCCCTACATCTCGACGGGACTGCATGACAACAAATTCGGCGTCGAGATCGATGCGGCGAAGCGGATGTACATCCTGGCCAAAAACTCTCCGTCGCTCGATCCGGTCGGTATCCACTTCCACATCGGAAGCCAGTTGACCGAACTCGAACCGATCTACGAAGCGGCCGTCATCGTCGCCGACCTGCTCCGTTCGCTGCAGGCGATCGACATCGAACTCAAGTTCTTTGATATCGGGGGCGGACTTGGAGTACGCTACAACGACGAGACGACGATTGCGCCGTACGATTACGCGCAGGCGGTTCTTTCGGCGCTGCGCGGGCTGGATGTTACCGTCGTGTGCGAACCGGGCCGTTTCCTCACCGCCAATGCGGGGTATTTCCTGACCAAGGTGCTCTACGAAAAACGTAACGGCGAGAAGCGTTTTGTTGTCGTTGACGGGGCAATGAACGATCTCATCCGTCCCAGCCTCTACAAAGCGTACCACCGTATCGAGGCCCTCGGAAAAACAGGGGATGAGAATGCTGCCGATGTCGTCGGGCCGGTATGTGAAAGCGGCGATTTCCTGGCGAAAAACTATCCGCTTCCCCCGATGGAACACAACGATCTGCTGGTGGTTCACAGTGCCGGGGCGTACGGTTTCGGCATGGGAAGCAACTATAACACCCGCGGACGTTCCGCCGAAGTTGCCCTCGAGGATGGCAAGGACCGTCTGATCCGCCGCCGCGAAACTTTTGACGACGTTATTGCGTGCGAGCGCGATTACCTGTAG
- a CDS encoding HAD-IIA family hydrolase: MYFIDVQGTLIEDNTKQPVRGAVAFIDRLNTEGTPYMVITNSTKNPSDEFLGYLNAIGLAIPPEKYLDPLMMLESRIGKSEKIAAYGSEPFLNVVRAMGYMLDYRCPDAVLIAIKEDFTAEEYAQMIEFLLAGARLIGMHETSLYVKNHKRYPGVGAILKMLEFATSVPYAVVGKPSGPFFDEALRRLRLQHPGARYADVTIISDDVKGDLVGAQKLGMKGVFVLSGKIRNADEILPSLDPAERPSAVYSDMQEVLEKL; the protein is encoded by the coding sequence ATGTATTTTATCGATGTGCAGGGGACGCTGATCGAGGATAACACCAAGCAGCCCGTTCGGGGTGCCGTCGCTTTTATCGACCGCCTCAACACCGAAGGGACCCCGTACATGGTCATCACCAACAGTACGAAAAATCCCAGTGACGAGTTTTTGGGATACCTGAACGCAATCGGACTGGCGATACCCCCCGAGAAATATCTCGATCCCCTGATGATGCTTGAAAGCCGTATCGGCAAAAGTGAAAAAATCGCGGCATACGGTTCGGAGCCGTTTCTGAACGTCGTCCGCGCGATGGGGTACATGCTCGATTACCGCTGTCCCGATGCCGTCCTCATCGCGATCAAAGAGGATTTCACCGCCGAAGAATACGCGCAGATGATCGAATTCCTTCTCGCGGGCGCGCGTCTCATCGGCATGCACGAGACTTCGCTCTACGTCAAAAACCACAAACGCTATCCGGGGGTGGGGGCAATCCTGAAAATGCTCGAATTTGCGACTTCCGTCCCTTATGCCGTCGTCGGGAAACCGAGCGGGCCGTTTTTTGACGAAGCGCTGCGGCGTTTGCGCCTGCAGCACCCGGGAGCACGGTATGCTGACGTCACGATCATCAGCGACGACGTCAAAGGAGATCTGGTAGGCGCGCAGAAGCTGGGGATGAAAGGGGTGTTCGTTCTCAGCGGAAAAATCCGTAACGCCGATGAAATATTGCCCTCGCTCGACCCCGCCGAACGTCCGAGTGCCGTCTATTCTGATATGCAGGAAGTATTGGAGAAACTATGA
- the pheA gene encoding prephenate dehydratase yields MNTLEECRARIDEIDNAVVELLNRRMEVVRRVGEIKHESNTAIYRPEREKAIIDRLTLMSEESGGLLNRQAIEAVFLEIFAVSRNLELPERIAYLGPEGSFTHQAAESRFGAMSDYLSLGSIDAVFKTLEAKRAKFGVVPIENSRDGVVGETLDLLGKSTVKIVAELYMPIHMAFATKAEKIHHIKRIYSKDKGFGQCREFLLEHGLDTVEHIPVESTAKAAILASKDPEAAAICSHIAAKLYRVPTLFENIEDTHNNATRFFILSDFKNGISGEDKTSILVRLKDAQRAGALVHFLEDFNNAQINLSKIESRPSRDNDGFGYWFFIDFFGHIDEPRIQEVIQNHADEVTWLGSYVKGEL; encoded by the coding sequence ATGAATACACTCGAAGAATGCAGAGCGCGGATCGACGAGATCGATAACGCCGTCGTCGAATTGCTGAACCGGCGGATGGAAGTCGTCCGCCGGGTCGGGGAGATCAAGCATGAAAGCAATACGGCGATTTACCGTCCGGAGAGGGAAAAAGCGATTATCGACCGTCTCACCCTCATGAGCGAGGAATCGGGAGGATTGCTCAACCGTCAGGCCATTGAAGCGGTCTTTTTGGAAATTTTTGCCGTTTCGCGCAATCTCGAACTTCCCGAACGGATCGCCTATCTGGGGCCGGAGGGGAGTTTTACCCATCAGGCCGCGGAGTCGCGTTTCGGGGCGATGAGCGATTACCTCTCGCTCGGATCGATCGATGCGGTATTCAAAACGCTCGAAGCGAAACGGGCGAAATTCGGCGTCGTCCCGATCGAAAACAGCCGTGACGGCGTTGTCGGGGAGACCCTCGATCTTCTGGGAAAAAGCACGGTGAAAATCGTAGCCGAACTCTACATGCCGATCCATATGGCGTTTGCCACGAAAGCCGAAAAGATTCACCATATCAAGCGGATCTATTCGAAAGACAAAGGGTTCGGGCAATGCCGTGAATTCCTGCTTGAACACGGTTTGGATACGGTGGAACACATTCCCGTCGAATCGACCGCCAAAGCGGCGATCCTCGCTTCCAAAGATCCCGAAGCGGCGGCGATATGTTCGCATATCGCGGCGAAGCTCTACCGCGTTCCGACGTTGTTTGAGAACATCGAAGACACGCATAACAACGCCACCCGGTTTTTTATCCTCAGCGATTTTAAAAACGGTATCAGCGGTGAAGACAAAACCTCGATTCTCGTACGGCTCAAGGATGCCCAACGGGCGGGGGCGTTGGTCCATTTTCTCGAGGATTTCAACAACGCCCAAATCAACCTGAGCAAGATCGAAAGCCGTCCTTCGCGCGACAACGACGGTTTCGGGTATTGGTTTTTCATCGATTTTTTCGGACATATCGATGAACCGCGCATTCAGGAAGTAATCCAAAATCATGCAGACGAAGTAACGTGGCTGGGAAGCTACGTCAAGGGAGAATTATGA
- the hisC gene encoding histidinol-phosphate transaminase produces MTFNTTLDSIKTYEAGKPIELVVREYGIAPDQIVKLASNENPFGCSPKVKEAVRAIIDNMALYPDDSMLKLKTALAAKYGIDPKELVIGAGSDQVIEFAIHAKAHPGAKVLMNSVTFAMYEIYAKQVGAQIVRTASRVHDMDEFYALYTEHKPQIIFLCTPNNPTGDAIDADAMLSFIEKIDSDTLVIVDGAYMEYARFKNPAKAVEPRDLIARFDNVLFLGTFSKAYGLGGMRVGYGISRAPIIEALYKVRPPFNITTLSLEAASVALEDEAFVTECIADNFRQMKRYEAFAAEKGIDIIESYTNFVTLSLPEEKNSSKIAQELLKKGMIVRDLSSYGLNAIRVTVGTAAQNDRFFELTNSLL; encoded by the coding sequence ATGACTTTTAACACGACATTGGACAGTATCAAAACCTATGAAGCGGGAAAACCGATCGAACTGGTAGTGCGCGAATACGGAATCGCCCCCGACCAGATCGTGAAGCTTGCCAGCAACGAGAACCCTTTTGGGTGTTCGCCGAAAGTCAAGGAGGCGGTCCGTGCGATCATCGACAACATGGCCCTCTATCCGGACGATTCGATGCTCAAACTCAAAACCGCCCTGGCGGCCAAATACGGCATCGATCCCAAAGAACTCGTCATTGGTGCTGGGAGTGACCAGGTAATCGAATTCGCGATCCACGCCAAAGCGCATCCGGGAGCGAAAGTTCTGATGAACAGCGTCACGTTCGCGATGTACGAAATTTACGCCAAACAGGTGGGGGCCCAGATCGTCCGGACCGCTTCGCGTGTTCACGATATGGATGAATTCTACGCCCTCTATACCGAGCACAAGCCGCAGATCATTTTTCTGTGTACCCCCAACAATCCGACCGGGGACGCGATCGATGCGGACGCCATGCTCTCGTTTATTGAAAAAATCGACAGCGATACGCTCGTGATCGTCGACGGCGCCTACATGGAATACGCCCGTTTCAAAAACCCCGCCAAAGCGGTCGAACCGCGCGATCTCATCGCACGTTTCGATAACGTGCTGTTTCTGGGGACCTTTTCCAAAGCCTACGGATTGGGCGGAATGCGCGTCGGATACGGGATCTCACGTGCCCCCATCATCGAAGCGCTTTACAAAGTACGCCCTCCGTTTAACATCACGACCCTCTCGCTGGAAGCCGCGTCGGTGGCCCTCGAAGACGAAGCGTTCGTGACCGAATGCATCGCCGACAACTTCCGCCAAATGAAGCGGTACGAAGCCTTTGCGGCGGAGAAGGGGATCGATATCATCGAAAGTTATACGAATTTCGTCACTTTATCCCTGCCTGAAGAAAAAAATTCGTCGAAAATTGCGCAAGAACTGTTAAAAAAGGGTATGATTGTACGTGATTTAAGCAGTTACGGTTTGAACGCAATCCGCGTTACCGTCGGTACCGCTGCACAGAACGACCGATTTTTTGAACTCACGAATTCTTTGCTATAA
- the fliF gene encoding flagellar basal-body MS-ring/collar protein FliF → MDFKALFSQLVVFFGKLNRTQKTIIGAAVAGIIAFLVFLVVYTSGGTKESEDGYQVLFDQLSPQDAAKVIEQLEKDQIPYRVPRENVIEVPKEVVYKERIAIASQGIPKEGHVGFELFDKQEFGATSFDQEVKFRRALEGELARSIDSLAPVEKSSVSLALPKETLFVSEEVPPSASVMVQLYPDRKLTPKQITGIKKLVASAVPKLKPENVALINSEGETLGDDEAAAQMGELSQMQQQYKTKEEKKQEEKIINVLAPFIGGKDRVVAKVTIEYDFSEQSSTSETFDPENVVRSEQTLEEKREGPAPAQVGGVPGAVSNIGPAEGLGNTTTGEKYEKTQGTTNYEISKTVSTKKMEFARIKRMTAAVVVDGKYEPKKDANGEATDEIEYIGLDETQLQAIDALVKQSIGIDEQRGDQVTVRNFEFQASKDGMRPKDTASKTSEFIETYLKPFFPVFKYLLVALILYIAYRQIIIPFAERMLEFSREEEEFEKPNLEISDDEDEDLAEKVQQMRKKVENQLGIGENFNEDELKYDVLLEKVREVAEEHPDELASLIQALIEEESAPEGAMHKR, encoded by the coding sequence ATGGATTTTAAGGCCCTTTTCTCGCAACTCGTTGTTTTTTTCGGAAAGCTTAACCGTACCCAGAAGACCATCATCGGGGCGGCGGTAGCGGGGATTATCGCTTTTTTGGTTTTTCTGGTCGTGTACACTTCCGGCGGAACCAAGGAGAGTGAAGACGGCTATCAGGTTCTTTTTGACCAGCTTTCGCCGCAAGATGCCGCGAAAGTAATCGAACAGCTCGAAAAAGACCAGATTCCCTACCGAGTCCCGCGCGAGAACGTGATCGAAGTCCCCAAAGAGGTCGTGTACAAAGAGCGGATCGCGATCGCTTCCCAGGGGATTCCCAAAGAAGGGCATGTCGGATTCGAACTGTTCGACAAACAGGAGTTCGGGGCGACCAGTTTTGACCAAGAGGTTAAATTCCGCCGGGCGCTGGAAGGGGAACTGGCCCGCTCCATCGATTCGCTCGCGCCGGTCGAAAAATCGAGCGTGAGCCTCGCCCTGCCCAAAGAGACGCTCTTCGTTTCCGAAGAGGTTCCCCCTTCGGCATCGGTTATGGTTCAGCTCTATCCCGACCGCAAACTGACACCCAAACAGATTACGGGGATCAAAAAACTCGTCGCGTCGGCCGTACCGAAACTCAAACCCGAAAACGTCGCCCTCATCAACTCCGAAGGCGAAACGCTCGGTGATGACGAAGCGGCGGCGCAGATGGGCGAACTTTCCCAAATGCAGCAGCAGTACAAAACCAAGGAAGAGAAAAAACAGGAAGAAAAAATCATCAACGTTCTCGCCCCTTTCATCGGCGGCAAAGACCGTGTCGTCGCCAAAGTGACGATCGAGTATGATTTTTCCGAACAAAGTTCCACTTCCGAGACGTTTGATCCCGAAAACGTCGTCCGCAGCGAGCAGACCCTTGAAGAAAAACGTGAAGGCCCCGCACCCGCGCAGGTCGGCGGAGTTCCGGGCGCGGTGAGCAATATCGGCCCCGCAGAAGGGCTTGGCAACACGACGACGGGCGAAAAATACGAAAAAACGCAGGGGACGACGAATTACGAGATCTCCAAGACCGTCTCGACCAAAAAAATGGAATTCGCCCGCATCAAGCGGATGACGGCCGCGGTCGTCGTCGACGGAAAATACGAGCCCAAAAAAGACGCCAACGGAGAAGCGACGGACGAAATCGAATACATTGGACTCGACGAGACGCAGCTGCAGGCGATCGATGCGCTGGTCAAACAGTCGATCGGCATCGATGAACAGCGCGGCGACCAGGTGACGGTCCGAAATTTCGAGTTCCAGGCTTCGAAAGACGGGATGCGGCCCAAAGATACGGCATCGAAGACGTCCGAGTTCATCGAAACGTATCTCAAACCGTTCTTCCCGGTCTTCAAATATCTGCTCGTTGCGTTGATCCTCTACATCGCGTATCGTCAGATCATCATTCCGTTCGCCGAGCGGATGCTCGAATTCAGCCGTGAAGAAGAAGAGTTCGAGAAACCGAATCTCGAAATCAGTGACGACGAGGATGAAGATTTGGCGGAAAAAGTGCAGCAGATGCGAAAAAAAGTGGAGAATCAGCTCGGTATCGGCGAAAACTTCAACGAGGACGAACTCAAATACGACGTTCTTCTCGAAAAAGTTCGCGAAGTCGCCGAAGAGCATCCGGATGAACTGGCCTCTTTGATCCAGGCACTGATCGAAGAGGAATCGGCACCTGAGGGTGCCATGCACAAGCGATAG